From Brachionichthys hirsutus isolate HB-005 chromosome 7, CSIRO-AGI_Bhir_v1, whole genome shotgun sequence, the proteins below share one genomic window:
- the LOC137895969 gene encoding tubulin--tyrosine ligase-like codes for MSSPIYTFVTRDDNSTVYAEVSKLLLSTGQWKKLKRDNPRFNLMLGERNRLPYGRLGHEPGLVQLVNYYRGADKLCRKASLVKLIKTSPELSDSSNWFPESYIIYPTNLNTPVAPAKNGINHLKSNPKTDEREVFLSSYHSKKESGDGVVWIAKSSAGAKGEGMFISHDAAQLVEHTDNQGQVHVIQKYLEKPLLLEPGHRKFDIRMHVSLAEALEVRGGPLQEEEVWAVLSQSAESLQELLHKDHRATGFIISSWSLLLMPSGNISFADEDVTQQDLRAFTAPELLEGASFPSV; via the exons ATGAGTTCCCCGATATACACCTTCGTGACCCGGGACGACAACAGCACCGTTTATGCAGAAGTTTCCAAACTCCTGCTCTCCACCGGGCAATGGAAGAAGCTGAAAAGAGACAATCCCCGGTTTAACCTGATGCTCGGTGAGCGGAACAGACTGCCCTACGGACGCCTCG GTCACGAGCCGGGACTGGTGCAGCTGGTGAATTActacagaggagcagacaaGCTCTGCAGAAAGGCGTCGCTGGTCAA GCTGATCAAAACCAGCCCAGAGCTGTCTGACTCCAGTAACTGGTTCCCAGAATCCTACATCATCTATCCCACTAACCTCAACACCCCTGTTGCCCCAGCAAAGAATGGCATTAACCACCTCAAGAGCAATCCCAAGACAGATGAGCGAGAAGTTTTCTTGTCTTCCTACCACTCTAAGAAAGAAAGTGGGGATGGCGTCGTGTGGATTGCAAAGTCTTCTGCTGGAGCTAAAG GTGAAGGAATGTTTATCTCCCATGATGCTGCTCAGCTGGTGGAGCACACTGATAATCAGGGACAGGTTCACGTGATCCAGAAGTACCTGGAGAAgcccctgctgctggagccgggaCATCGGAAGTTTGACATCAG GATGCATGTGTCTCTGGCAGAAGCCTTGGAGGTCCGAGGAGGCccgctccaggaggaggaggtgtgggcAGTGCTCAGCCAGAGCGCCGAGAGCCTCCAGGAACTCTTGCACAAAG atcacaGAGCCACGGgcttcatcatctcctcctggtCCCTCCTGCTCATGCCCTCTGGAAACATCTCCTTCGCTGACGAGGATGTGACCCAGCAGGACCTGCGAGCCTTCACCGCACCAGAGTTACTTGAAGGGGCCTCCTTTCCCTCCGTCTGA
- the LOC137895916 gene encoding tubulin--tyrosine ligase-like — translation MSCPIYTFVTRDNNSTVYAEVSKLLLSTGQWKKLKRDNPRFNLMLGERNRLPYGRLGHEPGLVQLVNYYRGADKLCRKASLVKLIKTSPELSDSSNWFPESYIIYPTNLNTPVAPAKNGINHLKSNPKTDEREVFLSSYHSKKESGDGVVWIAKSSAGAKGAGMFISHDAAQLVEHTDNQGQVHVIQKYLEKPLLLEPGHRKFDIRIWVLVDHQYNIYLYREGVLRTSSEPYNSSDLQDTTSHLTNHCIQKEQSQNYGRYKEGTCTC, via the exons ATGAGTTGCCCGATATACACCTTCGTGACCCGGGACAACAACAGCACCGTTTATGCAGAAGTTTCCAAACTCCTGCTCTCCACCGGGCAATGGAAGAAGCTGAAAAGAGACAATCCCCGGTTTAACCTGATGCTCGGTGAGCGGAACAGACTGCCCTACGGACGCCTCG GTCACGAGCCGGGACTGGTGCAGCTGGTGAATTActacagaggagcagacaaGCTCTGCAGAAAGGCGTCGCTGGTCAA GCTGATCAAAACCAGCCCAGAGCTGTCTGACTCCAGTAACTGGTTCCCAGAATCCTACATCATCTATCCCACTAACCTCAACACCCCTGTTGCCCCAGCAAAGAATGGCATTAACCACCTCAAGAGCAATCCCAAGACAGATGAGCGAGAAGTTTTCTTGTCTTCCTACCACTCTAAGAAAGAAAGTGGGGACGGCGTCGTGTGGATTGCAAAGTCTTCTGCTGGAGCTAAAG GTGCAGGAATGTTTATCTCCCATGATGCTGCTCAGCTGGTGGAGCACACTGATAATCAGGGACAGGTTCACGTGATCCAGAAGTACCTGGAGAAgcccctgctgctggagccgggaCATCGGAAGTTTGACATCAG GATCTGGGTGCTAGTGGACCATCAGTACAACATCTACTTATACCGGGAGGGTGTGCTGCGGACTTCCTCCGAGCCTTACAACAGCTCAGACCTGCAGGACACGACCAGCCATCTGACCAACCACTGTATCCAGAAGGAGCAGTCCCAGAACTACGGGCGCTACAAAGAGGGCACCTGTACCTGCTGA